The following DNA comes from Castanea sativa cultivar Marrone di Chiusa Pesio chromosome 10, ASM4071231v1.
TAAGAGTGTTCGTGATTTGCTGGATAGGGTAGAGCGAATTGAAACATCTCAAAGAGAGACCACTAACCATGAAGGAGATAACATGCATGGGCAAAATAACAATGGTCACTTTAATAGGGCTCCACACTTTGAACATGATCACTATAATCACTATGGTCCTAGGGATTATGATGATAGGATGTCTAAGGAAAGGATAGAAGCACCCATCTTTGATGGCTGCCTAGACCCATGGGTTTTCACTAATTGGTTACATCAAATGGAGAAATTCTTTGACTATTACCATTGGGCTGAGAATAGGAAAGTGAGGTATGCTAGAATGAAGTTAATTGGGAGAGCTGATCTTTTCTGGGAGGACCTTGAGGAAACCCTTAGGCGACGACGTGAGCCCCCCATTATTTATTGGATGGAGATGAAGGACGCCCTCTCGAGGAATTATCTTCCTCCAACTTATAGGAGCTCCCTCCTTGAGGAATGGGATCGCCTAAGGCAAGGCACTGCTCCTGTGACCGAATACatagagaaattcaaggaattccAGAGGCGAATTCGAATAGTTGAGGAAGAAGTTGTCACACTCAATAGGTTCAAGAAAGGTTTAAATGCTAACCTACTAGGCGAGATTATCACCCGAGGAGTCACCACCTTAAGAGAAGCCTATGACCTTGCTAGGAATTGTGAGTTAGCATCCAAATCTATCTTTTGGCGACGTTCTGAGCTTCGAAGCATTCCTCCCAACCCTCACCCTTTTGGTAGCAAACCTAAACTTGCCTTACCCCCTAAGGTCAACTCCAATAACATCCCGATACAAAAAGAGGACAAGGGAAAATGTGTGATCAATGAGCCCTCAAGATTAGGCTCTCGCCTCCAATGCTTCAAATGCAATTGGATTGGACATGTCGCAGCTAGATGTCCCTCTAGGACCCTTGTCATTCAAGAGGATGATGAAAAGGTAGAAAGTGTTGAAGAGCTAGTGTATGACCCAAATGCTGAAGAAGTCCAAGATGTTGAGGCCGAATGGGAAGATGATCCCAGCTACCTCACGTGCATTAGAGCCATCTCCCCTCAGGTTGATGATTCCCAGGCTGTTTTTGGTGTCCCTAGAGTGAATGTGGTAAGGTGTGCTTTGACAGAACAAAGGGAAACTGATGATTGGCGAAGAAGTGCCATCTTCCAGACTTACACTAAGTGTGGAGACAAAACGTGCAAGGTTATTATAGATAGTGGGAGTTGCATTAATGCGGTGTCCTCTAACGTTGTTTCCCGCCAAGGCTTGAAATTGATCCCACACCCTAACCCATATAAAGTTTCTTGGGTGGATACTTCCTCCATagccataaaagaaagatgtgttgTCCCACTTCAATTCCTCACCTATAAGGCAGAAATATGGTGTGACGTAATTCTCATGGATGTAGGGCATATTATCTTAGGTAGACCTTGGCTTTATGATTTGGATGTCACCCTTCATGGGCGATCCGATTCTTGCTCATTTATGTTTGGAGGCAAGAAGATTGTGCTTAATCCTTTGAAACCCAAGCCAATCGACATGAGCAAGAAGCTAGAAGTACCGAAGGCGAAAGGTTTGAACATCATAAGCCCAAAGGCATTTGAAAGGGTAGCAGTTCAGGAATCCATTGTGTTTGTCTTGGTTGCTAGGGAACTTCATGGAGAGACCTGTGAGGAGCAACCTGAAGAAGTGAGGTCTGTGCTCCAGGAATTTAAGGATGTTTTCCCTGAGGAACTCCTCGATCAATTACTGCCCATGCGTGATATCCAACACGCCATAGATTTTGTGCCCAGAGCGACCCTACCTAACTTGCCCCATTATAGGATGAGCCCTGCAGAACATGCCGAGTTGCAAAGGCAAGTAGAAGAACTACTTAGGAAGGGTTTTGTTCGTGAGAGCATGAGCCCTTGTGCAGTCCCTGCACTCTTaactccaaagaaagatgggacttggaggatgtgtgttgatAGTCGTGCCATCAACAAGATCACTGTGAAGTATCGTTTTCCTATCCCTCGgttggatgacatgttggatatgATGGCTGGAGCAACGATCTTCTCCAAGATAGACTTGAAAAGTggctatcatcaaattagggttcgTCCTGGTGATGAgtggaaaactgccttcaagacgaaagatggtttatatgagtggatggttatgccttttggattgtccaatgctcctagtacctttatgagagtgatgactcaagtgctcaagccttttatgggaaaattccTGGTTGTGTACTTAGATGATATCCTCATTTATAGTAAGTCTAGGGAGCAACACTTAGACCACCTAACTCAAGTTTGCACAACCCTTAGGAAGGAGAGTTTATATGGTAACCTCAAGAAGTGCTCTTTCTTTACAGATAAAGTTGTCTTCCTAGGTTTCATAGTGTCATCTGAAGGAGTTTCTGCCGACCCCCAGAAAGTTCAAGCAATTATGGATTGGCCCGAGCCCAAAACTATACATGAGGTTCGAAGCTTTCATGGGCTCGCTTCCTTTTATCGCCGATTCATCAAAGGATTTAGTACCATTATGTCTCCCATCACTGACTGCTTGAAACATGGGGAGTTTACTTGGACAAAGGCTGCTACTAAGGCCTTCAAGGAGGTGAAACAAAAGATGACTGAGGCACTTGTCATGCGTCTCCCTGATTTCACCAAGCCTTTTGAagtggaatgtgatgcctcaggtaTTGGCATAGGGGGAGTACTTAGTCAGGAGCGCCACCCAATTGCCTATTTTAGTGAGAAGTTGAATGATGCGAAGCAAAAGTACTCCACATATGACAAAGAATTTATGCCATTGTACGAGCTCTTTGGCATTGGCGCCATTACTTGTTGTCTCGAGAGTTTATTATCTACTCTGATCATGAAGCTTTGCGCTATCTCAATTCCCAAAAGAAGCTAAATTTTAGGCACggtagttgggttgaatttctgCAACGCTACTACTTTGTGGTGAAACATAGGGCGGGAGTTGAGAATAAGGCTGCTGATGCACTGAGTCGAAGAGTGTCTTTGCTATCAGTCATGAGTGTTAAGGTCACTGGGTTTGAACGACTTAAGGATGACTATCAGTTATGCCAAGATTTTGGGGAGCTCTACACTAGCCTAAGTAATGCTTCACACCCCGTCTTGGATGATAATACCCTTCAGGATGGTTACTTGTTCAAAGCCAACAAGTTTTGTATCCTTTGGTCGTCAGTGAGAGATTTTCTAGTTTGGGAGATACATGCAGGAGGCCTTGCAGGTCATTTTGGCCGAGATAAGACAATTGAGGAAGTGGAACGTCAATTCTATTGGCCTGGTCTTAAGAGGGGCATTGCTAAGATAGTTGGTCAGTGTCGTACATGTCAACTAGCCAAACATCGCAAGCAAAACACTGGTCTGTACACGCCTTTACCTGTGCCAGATCGCCCGTGGCAGGACGTGAGTATGGACTTTGTGCTAGGTTTGCCCCGCACCTTTAGGAAGCATGATTCTATCCTAGTAGTTGTTGATCGCTTCTCTAAGATGGCTCATTTCCTACCATGTTCTAAGACTTCTGACGCTTCTAAAATTGCAAAGCTTTACTTTGATGAGATTGTCAAGCTTTATGGTCTCCCCAAAACCATAGTGTCAGATAGGGATGTTCGCTTcatgagttatttttggaagaccttgtggcatttagtaggcaccaaattgaaattttccacgGCATTTCATCCTCAAACTGATGGTCAAACTGAGGTGGTTAATCGTAGCCTAGGGAACCTCCTTCAGTGTCTAGTGGGTGAAGCCTATCGAAATTGGGATTCAATTCTTCCTATAGCCCAACTTGCATATAATAGCTCTGTCAACAGGTCTATAGGcgttagtccttttgaggttgtGTATGGATATACACCTAGGAAGCCCTTAAATCTTTTGCCCATGTCCCCACATGTTAGGATTTCTGAATCTGCTGAGGCATTCGCACGACATGTTCATGATTTGCATACTgagattcacaaaaaaattcaggtaagtaattctcaatataaaattcatgctgATACTCATCGGCGTCATGCAGAGTTTCAGGTAGGAGATTATGTCATGATTCGGATCCGACCTGAACGGTTTCCCTCTGGGACCGTTAAGAAATTGCAGGCTCGTAGTGCCGGTCCATTCAAGGTATTGAAATGAATGGGCCCAAATGCATATGTCATTGACCTTCCTCATGATTCTGGTATTAGCTCCTCCTTTAATATTGAGGATctagttgcttataaaagccctaCAGCTATTCCTGATACTCCTTTTGATGAGCCTTTACTTAATCCTATTGATGCCCCTATGCCTACCCCTTTACCCTTAAATTTGCGCTATGCACATAAAGAATCTATTGATGCTATTTTAGATGAGCAAATTGTTTCTACCAGGGATGGAGGAGTTCACCGTTTCCTAGTTCGGTGGCACGGGCGACCAGATTCTGATTGCACATGGATTACTAGAGATGAGCTACAGCGACTGGATCCTGACTTACTGGAGTACTATCAGAGCTCTTCAGCTTTCCACTCGACGGAGTTGAGTTCCTCTCACCCGAGGGGAGTTGGTGCGGACACAAGATATTggcccccaattatacacacatATGGGAGGAAGgacaaaaagaagacggcccaacctgtggccttatggatggagcctattagttattgggcttgagattaagcaagcccgaacatttaataattagggttttgtgttgttagctatttaataattagggttttgtgttgttagctgtaaaaacactttttctgattattgtaagacagcttttgacaaatataaaaaaaacgtttgttctcttttacactggtgccgactccagtttgcttggtgctgactccaagcagcccttaggtgctgactcctaggatTTATcctatcatttttcttctctattatactattgtggttgtcctacgtcagaACCCACCGTTATACTTTTGAAGTTATATGGATAGCTGCATGGTTATCATTACGCATAGTTACTGGGAATTGCACATCAAACTTTAATTCCTTAGGTAGGTGTTTAGCCTTAATTCATTTATTGAGTGATATTCACAATGCTGTCCACAGCCTTATCTTCCTTTAACCCCCAATGTGACACATGGTAGCCCCCACACCAACTTGCATAGCACAACCTTTAGAGTTCCTTTTCAAATTTGGAAGGCCCTATTTAAGTAGTCTAGTCATCCCAAACCAGCTTGAGCTTGTTAATCAAGCAGCATATCATGACTTCCATATTATTCTAGAAAAGGCGCATTCAAAACACAAATGGATCCTACTTTCAAGTAAGCTCAGCAAAAAACACAAGCCGAATCTCCTTGATTCCCCCATTGAAGGGCTCTATCTAGTATATAGACTGGACAACCTATTCCTAAAAGCCAACAAATTAAAGAAACCATGCCTAGATATTTAGTAGAAAATCAGATGATTCTCATATTTATCTCATGTAACTTCACTCTAATGGCATTCCAAGTTTCAGCACAAGAATACTTGCCAAACTTGGAAGAAGCAAAAGGCGGTATCCTTCTAATCAAGCTCAATGAAGGAGAGCTTGCTTTGAATAGGAACAAAATCTTCAGACCTTGCAATAAGTTTCCAATCCCAATTCCCTCCTTCCAGGAAATTAGAAACTTTGGCATTATGTTGCTTGTTGCTTCATAAATGGCTCTAAAACCATATCTTAAGGATCCTCCGCTCCTAATTAACTTTGAGGTGTCTTAACAAACCAAGAGCCCCTACCCTTCTGGTTTGAAGGACACTGTAGAAAAGAATGTAGCAACAACAAGGTCGTTCTGTTGGTTTATCTAGTTACTGATGCGTACCAGCATTACATTTAAGTCTTGTTATGGAGGAAATAAAGAGAATGAAAGTGGCCCAATAAAGCGAAAAGATATGAATTTATTAGTAAATAGAAAGAGATAGGGTGTATTTATTAGTGAGTACATAATGTATCATCCATGACTAAAGCACGCTCAAACATGTAACTAAGTGCTGTAGTATATATCACAGTACATATAAGGGTTTCAAACTCTTGCAATTAAAATTATGCTATGGAGGTTTGAGCCTTTCCCAGAAACTTCTATTTGGATGCCCAGACAACATGATCCTCGGGAAGGAAATGGCAGACAGGGACAGTTCCAGGCTTAACTTTGAGTACTTGGAAGGCCAAATGCTTTGGGTTCCATTCTGATGTGTTTGTGTGACATACAGCCACTGCTTTAGCTTTTGTTCCATCAGCACCCTCTAGTGGCACCATATAAGCCTGTGTGGTCTGTGTTGCATGGCAGTAAAAGACAGCATAGACATAGTTCTGTTTATGGCACACGACAGATTTGTCACTTCCAACCTTCTTCACTCCTGGGATTATAGTGTATTTCTGCATCTGGGTTTCTTTTCCCACCTCGGTAGAGATTGCCTGAACATCTTTTCCAAGCTTGGAAGTGCTGAAATCCACCATTGACTCTAATGATGTTGCACAATATTTTTCCTCCCCTTTGATGCCTGTCTTTTCACATTCTTCAATCGTGCTTTGAATTACATCAGCTTCCATTGACCCAGGTTTCACTGAAAACCGGCTAAAAATATCTGCAACCTTGTTAGATGAAAAGGGTATTGAATTTGCAACTTGGCGAGACAAAAAGGTagctgtgtttgtgtttttagtGAAGTGCAAGTTCATTTTTGTGCCTGGATGCAGGTCCTTCTCCAAGAAGAAAAGAGCTACATTGGGGTCATCATGGAGTTGATTCTCAGTGGCAGCATATTGATAAACAAAGGGGTTTTTCCCTGGTGTTACTCCAACATACACAGGCTTTCCCTTGTGGCCTGTGCTCACAGATACTCCTCCTTTGCCAACACCCACATTGGTTCCTTTGCCGCCTGGCTTTCCAGTTTGCACTCCAACTCCTTTGCCTCCAACACCGACGTGAGTGCCACCACCAGCTGGCTTTCCTTTACCGGTATTCACACTTACACCACCCTTCCCAACATTGACAGAGGTGCCTCCGGGTTTTCCCTTTCCTGCATCAACGTTTACTCCACCCTTCCCTACATTGACTGAAGTGCTTTTGTCATCAATCAGCCCTGCAACGTTAGCAACATGAATTAGGGGCAAGAAGTAGAACTTATAAGATGAAAGGCTTTAATTAGTGTGTGTGATTAACACTCACATCCTCCGTATACGCCAGTGGGTAATAAACTAATAACAtgctcttttttatatatacatggaTTAGAAGCTAGAACGTATAAGATGAAAGACTTTTATTACGTCTAGAATCTAGACGTAGAATTTTGCTAAAAGCCTATTGGTTTATTAACAAGTGTAGAACTTAGATCCAGCACTTTAGGGTAGTATAttaattgaatatttgaatttaaacctttgattgttttgaatttaattattaatggaAAATAgggcactatatatatatatatatatatatatatatatatatatatatatatatatatgtcttattgataaatgaaatgAAGGGTTTAAATTAGAGAATATATTGTATTGTACCTAAAAGACTatagataaattttatttaagacGAGAGATTGTCATTTTTACGACACACTAACTATAATTTTCctctttctctaaaaaaaaaaaaaaaaaactaccactGCGCATTCTTattgtgatggtcactccacaagtataaatgtttgtgggacGTGGAGGGTAAAAGTCatggttcaagtctccaggaggaagtttcacacacatacacttagattatgctagggtagaaattctatcttacatccaaaaaaaaaaaaaaacttacaattttcTATCTcattaattatgaaatttgttgtgttgttaaatttattgttgttaatttgttaaggttagttaaaatataattgtatctaaaaaaatttagactttttttttgagttgaagacgaaaataaaaaataaaaatctatatatacataaaaaattaaataatgataGGATACTacaattttactatataaatctTACAAACCGACATGTTTTCAATCACAAAAGTTAattaagatatttatttatcattttattttgtgcaAAAAGagatgttttatttatttagatataGTTCATGTTATGTAGAAGGGCACTCTCTAAGAGTTCCTAGTTCcattccatttatttatttattttgctagaCCACAATATCATTAAGAGGAAGAAGAACACACGAGGATCTCTCCTCTAAGCCTTCATAACTGAAGGTATGAGAGACGAATTATCATGTAATAATGGTGATTTTGTAAGGTAAGCAATGGCTATGACATGGGCTATCATGTTTAACTTGCTTCCCTATGTATTTATTAGTTGTTTAAGTGACATAAGTTACATTCATTATTAAGTCAGTTTGTAAGCGTTTTgcatagtaaaaatatatagtaattttaacattttcctaagcaaataattaaaaaattaaaagaaaaacctcTTGCCAAAGCTCAAAATTGTTTTTGCAACTTTTAGGTCATAAGAAATAACTAGAAGTATATTATAGAGATGTTAGTGAAAAGATGCAAGAGAGGTCCTCTCAGATTTGAAGTACCAACCAGGCTGTAGAAGATCACTGAGGGCTTTAGGCAATGGAGTGTTTGGCAGCACGGAGTTCCAGTATTTTTCAGGATGCACAGCAGCATGGCTTGTCACCAGTGCAACCTGCAACACATAAAGTCACACGTTATGTTACataaaaatactcaaaagaaaaaaaaaaagtaatttaaatgaTGGAAATATGAACTCTCTTGGAACTTTATAAGCTCTGAAATCATAGAGAGTTTGAAAGAGAGCTTATTATGTCCAGATGGGTGcaagaaattataaaacttaCAGTGAGAAAAGCGAGAATGTGTAGATGCATCTTGGTTTAGCTATGGATTTTTAGTAGAGAAAAATCTGAATGCTGAGCTTAGTACTTGGAAAGAATAGCAACAAGGTTGCAAATTTATAAGGGAAATTGTTCTTGAAAAGATATAGTAATTAAGTAGCTAGACGCAGGCGGCTTAATTACTTCAACTGCCCATGGCTCACTTACTTTAAACTCATTTATGTCAATTGGGACAGGtggagagagagcaagagagagtTGGGCAGTACAACAGTGCCCAAAGAGATAGTGAGATTGTTTTCTAGCTGATTTTGTATATTGTTCAAGAACCAATGTTTATTTCACACCAGTGGCACACAGACGTCCTCACACACTTTGCATTAAAATTGCGACTTCAACGAGtaacctttattttaaattgttgCACATCACCATACACACTTTATAGTGAAATATTGACTTGAAAGTGTGTGTCCAATAACCAATGTATATTTCACACCAGTTATACACAATTGTACGTATACATTTTGCCTTGAAATTATGACTTTAATGAGtagtatttattttacacaaacTATTGCATATAACTGTACACACACTTTGCACTGAAATCAAATAGTGCGGGTATGGTTGTGTGCAATATCGGAGTGTGCACAGAGTGAGTGAAAACATGAAGACATTTGTCACTGACTTAGTGGCTTGGACGGTTGGGCCTGTTTCACTTACAAGTTACAATTACATGGGCATGGAACAATCTTAATCGCATGCGACTTTTGCATCAAACAAACTAAACAAACAACTACCGAATTTATGATGGATCAGTGGGGGGTTGCGAGTCGTCATCATTGCTCATAATCAGGTTACACCACCAGTCTGGCGGTATACCCAATCGATTTATATGCTTTTTTACGGCTTTTAAAAGCTTGTTGACATATCGCCATTTATAGAGGTTAGGCACAATGATGTTACATGCACAATATtagttaccttttttttttctcaacaacataatatttagaaatatatattgataCCAATGCATACCGTTGGCGTGATAATCATTTCATAAGTACAAGTGATTGTCGAGTGTGGGGGACAAGAGCCgggttcaagttttcaggaAAGAGTTcgcatatatatacacttaaattaaggtagaatagaatttctatattgtatataaaaaaaagaaatatatattgattattattttttcaatcgattttcaaatttcaacaacATGATCTTATCAATTGATTagggtttattattattattttatttttataattcgatAATTACAATAAGATGAGAGAGAATTTGAACCTTATGATTCTCATTATAAAAGAGAGTAGACAAATAAAAATCTTTGGTCTTAcactttgttttactttatatttttttaattacattttgtcaattttttccccttttcttataaaataattaaaatttaaaatggaaaacaaaaatcagataCATGGTATATTGCAATGGGTAGAACATAAAGTGGAACACAAACAATATGATGCATAATTTTGTTCGGGaacaagtgattttttttggtgagaaagGATAGAAACTTAAATTAACTGGTAATAAGTCTGTTACAAAAATTGCAAGCCTCATCAAGGGCTAACAAATTGACCACCACAAGTGGTggtttaacaaaaaaaacaaaagaggaaaTAACACTTGATCCCAATCTAGCTAGTGCGTTTGCACATTGATTGGCTTCCCGATACACATGCTGTATCCGTTTGTTAGGGATTGCTCTGAACAGGCTTCTGCAATCAGACATTAAAGGTTCCATTAACAGATTTGACTTATCACTAGATATCATATGAACTACACTCAATGCATCTAGTTCAACAATCAGGTTATTAAGCCCCAGTTCCTTAGCAATGATGAGGCCGTCTCTGAGAGCCCATAATTCCGCAGTAAAGCTGTTAGTAGTTCCCATTGCTTGGCTGTAAGCTTTAATCCAGTGGCCAGAGTGATCCCGAATCACACCTCCCCCCGCCTGCTCTGCCAGGATTGCCTAAGGCAGAACCATCGGTGTTAAGTTTCGCCCACCCAACAGGAGGTTTTTGCCATGACATAGGAACACAGATTTTGGAGAGAGGGATTTTGGTCTTTATACCAATGGAGAAAAATTCAGCACTACTCTGCACATAACTCTTTGAAAGGTTCGGGTTGACCCTCCCAGTTCTAAACACAACTTTGTTTCTGTGGGTCCAAGTTTGCCAAATGCTCATgatgaaaataattttccacAGGATGCCCAAGAATTTTGACTTGACTTCCATTTTGCAATTCACTTGCAACCACTCCACTAGTGGTTTATTAAAAGAGTCCACAAGGCAGGGGGGAAATTCCAATTTTTGCCAAAGCTCCACTGCTGTCTTACATCCTCGGAGAAGGTGGTCTATAGATTCATTACCTTCATGGTAGATGGGGCAAGTAAGATTGAGGTTTAAACCCCTTGAACCCAGGACTTCGCATGTGGGTATGCTGTTGTGAAGACAAAGCCataagaagaagaggaattttGGAGGGGCATCCATCTTCCACACCCACAATATATTGCCAGTCCTTGGGTTCAAAGGATTTAAATCTCTTGCTAGGAGATAGGTTGACTTAATAGAGAACCAGCCATCTTTAGAGAAAGCCCAAGGTAGGGAGTCCTTTGTGTTTGGATTATTTGAGAAAAGGAGTGGCCTTAATATCTTCAATAAGGTCACTAGGAAGCTCAAAGGAGAGGTTGTGCAGGTTCCAACCAAGAGTGACACTATGGCATTGTTGTACTGTCAAGCATTCTTCATCTCTTGCTAATGGCCCTTGGATGTGGCTTCGAAGAGTGCCCGTGGGGAGCTAGAAGTCCTGCCACAACTTCACAGATTCTCCATTGCCAATAATCCATTTAAGACCTCTCACATACATAGGTCCTCCAACCTTACATGCTACCCAGAGTTTTGAACAAGACCTATTCCTACCCTCCTCAGTCAGCCTATTGTGATTCAGGTATTTCTTTAACAACAATTGCGCCCAAGGGGAAGCATTTTCATTTGCAATCCTCCAACACAGTTTTGCAAGGAGGGCTTGATTCCTATATCTCATTTGGTATAAACCCAATCCTCCCTAGTCCTTACGCAGAGTGATCGTGTGCCAGTTAACCAGGTGgagttttcttttctcctttgttgaaccccataaaaaattcataataagCTTGTCAATGGCATTACACACTTTAATAGGCATTGCATGACATTGCATATAATAATCTACTATGGGAGAGGCAGCTGACTTGACTAACACTAATTTCCCTGCTTTAGACAGTAGCTTGGATTGCCATCCAGCCAGCTTATGTTGGATTCTttcaataacaaaattaaaggCATTCCCATTCCTTCCTTGGTGTAGCAGAGGAAATCCCAAGTATCTTCCCAAATTTTGGGTTGCAACCATTCCAAGCTTTCTGCAAATAGCATTTTTCTTCCTACCAATCACATTGGGGGAGAAATAGATTTGCGACTTGTTGAGGTTAATTTTTTGACTAGCCATATTGC
Coding sequences within:
- the LOC142613182 gene encoding BURP domain-containing protein 3, which gives rise to MHLHILAFLTVALVTSHAAVHPEKYWNSVLPNTPLPKALSDLLQPGLIDDKSTSVNVGKGGVNVDAGKGKPGGTSVNVGKGGVSVNTGKGKPAGGGTHVGVGGKGVGVQTGKPGGKGTNVGVGKGGVSVSTGHKGKPVYVGVTPGKNPFVYQYAATENQLHDDPNVALFFLEKDLHPGTKMNLHFTKNTNTATFLSRQVANSIPFSSNKVADIFSRFSVKPGSMEADVIQSTIEECEKTGIKGEEKYCATSLESMVDFSTSKLGKDVQAISTEVGKETQMQKYTIIPGVKKVGSDKSVVCHKQNYVYAVFYCHATQTTQAYMVPLEGADGTKAKAVAVCHTNTSEWNPKHLAFQVLKVKPGTVPVCHFLPEDHVVWASK